One Paenibacillus sp. FSL W8-0186 genomic window carries:
- a CDS encoding ABC transporter substrate-binding protein, translated as MGKNFRKPAALLLSLFLVIGLAACGGKDSSGGGNSAAVNGGGESSGGKKQETTSILFWSPFSGADGPFMKKIVDKYNSSQDQYKVNFVIQPNGEYYKQLDVALSTSKERPDLMIMHVDNVPTYVNKDQLQPLDDIASASGISKDDYAEAPVEYSTIDGKWYSIPLDIHPVVMYYNKDLFEQAGLSGPPTNRAEFEDAVAKLTDKDKGIYGYVLPTLWPQQFIFPSLVWQNGGELWDGSDVAYNSPEAVEMVSWMRSLVDQGYSPGNVQQDGENTLFLQGKNAIQFNGPWMKSQFDEAGLNYGVAPIPQIGKEKRAAFAGSHGFVIPKAMTDEAKLAGIGDFLKYMAEHSMEWAESGQALASKKMIESEEFKQLEVQSSIAAGFADVQFAPNVLNWGTISEPIWGELNNALLGKKDPQKAMDDAVAKSRQAMKN; from the coding sequence ATGGGGAAAAATTTTAGAAAACCGGCTGCACTGCTATTGTCACTATTTCTGGTCATCGGGCTTGCGGCTTGCGGCGGCAAGGATTCGAGCGGCGGAGGCAACTCTGCTGCGGTGAACGGCGGCGGGGAGTCTTCCGGCGGGAAGAAGCAGGAGACGACCAGTATTTTGTTCTGGAGCCCATTTTCCGGTGCGGATGGCCCGTTCATGAAGAAGATTGTAGACAAATATAACTCTTCCCAAGATCAATACAAGGTCAATTTCGTCATTCAGCCGAACGGAGAGTACTACAAGCAGCTTGACGTTGCGCTCAGCACATCCAAAGAGCGTCCGGACCTTATGATCATGCACGTGGATAATGTGCCGACGTACGTAAACAAAGATCAATTGCAGCCGCTGGATGATATTGCTTCCGCGTCTGGAATCAGCAAAGACGATTACGCCGAAGCTCCGGTCGAATATTCAACGATCGACGGCAAATGGTATTCCATTCCGCTTGATATCCATCCTGTCGTCATGTACTACAACAAAGATTTGTTCGAGCAAGCGGGTCTGAGCGGCCCGCCTACCAACCGTGCCGAGTTTGAGGATGCTGTTGCCAAGTTGACCGATAAGGACAAAGGAATTTACGGTTATGTACTTCCAACGTTATGGCCTCAGCAATTTATTTTCCCATCCTTGGTCTGGCAAAATGGGGGCGAGCTCTGGGATGGCAGCGATGTAGCCTACAACTCTCCTGAAGCGGTAGAAATGGTATCCTGGATGCGCAGCCTGGTCGATCAAGGTTATTCCCCGGGTAATGTTCAGCAGGACGGAGAGAATACTTTGTTCCTGCAAGGCAAGAACGCGATTCAATTCAACGGCCCTTGGATGAAGTCGCAGTTTGATGAAGCAGGCTTAAATTATGGCGTGGCTCCGATTCCGCAAATCGGTAAAGAGAAACGTGCCGCTTTTGCCGGCTCCCATGGCTTCGTCATTCCGAAAGCAATGACTGACGAAGCGAAGCTGGCCGGTATCGGCGATTTCCTGAAATACATGGCGGAGCACTCGATGGAATGGGCAGAGTCCGGTCAAGCGCTGGCCTCGAAGAAAATGATCGAGAGCGAGGAGTTCAAGCAGCTGGAAGTTCAGAGCAGCATTGCTGCCGGCTTCGCGGATGTGCAATTCGCACCAAACGTTCTCAACTGGGGAACGATCTCCGAGCCGATCTGGGGCGAGCTGAACAACGCGCTGCTAGGCAAGAAGGATCCGCAAAAAGCAATGGACGATGCTGTCGCGAAATCGCGGCAAGCGATGAAAAATTAA
- a CDS encoding class I SAM-dependent methyltransferase has protein sequence MAAYRKFAYVYDELMEDMPYPDWLRFARTAWERLGMPRTVVELGCGTGSITIPLVNSGFEVTGIDLSADMLAVARRKMEGSTQGVRLFREGSVRWVQQDMRDWEVPEPVDSVISFCDCLNYLLEEDDIVRTFQRTYNGLKPGGTFLFDVHHPNTLKRYDEEQPFVCDERSVSYIWTCERDAARDEIQHYLSIFAREEGSGPDMYRRFEETHIQRAYDPAWMKSELLRCGFREVAVYADFEWVEAVDDAARLFYVAVK, from the coding sequence ATGGCAGCTTATCGTAAATTTGCCTATGTATACGATGAATTGATGGAAGATATGCCTTATCCGGATTGGCTCCGTTTTGCGCGAACTGCTTGGGAGCGGCTTGGGATGCCGCGGACGGTCGTTGAGCTTGGCTGCGGCACGGGAAGCATCACGATTCCTTTGGTCAATTCCGGCTTCGAAGTAACGGGGATTGACCTGTCCGCGGACATGCTTGCCGTAGCCCGGCGCAAAATGGAAGGAAGTACACAGGGCGTACGGCTGTTTCGCGAAGGCAGCGTCCGCTGGGTACAGCAGGATATGAGAGACTGGGAGGTTCCGGAGCCGGTAGACTCCGTCATTTCCTTCTGTGATTGTCTTAATTATTTGCTGGAGGAAGACGATATCGTTCGCACATTCCAAAGAACGTATAACGGGCTGAAGCCAGGAGGAACTTTCCTGTTTGATGTTCATCATCCTAATACGCTGAAGCGGTATGACGAAGAACAGCCCTTTGTTTGCGACGAGCGATCGGTATCATACATATGGACCTGCGAACGCGATGCGGCAAGGGATGAAATTCAGCATTATTTATCCATTTTTGCCCGGGAAGAAGGCAGCGGGCCCGATATGTACCGCCGGTTTGAAGAGACGCATATTCAGCGGGCCTACGACCCGGCATGGATGAAGAGCGAACTGCTTCGCTGCGGCTTCCGGGAGGTTGCGGTTTATGCGGACTTCGAATGGGTTGAGGCGGTTGATGATGCCGCCCGCTTGTTCTATGTTGCCGTGAAGTAA
- a CDS encoding S1-like domain-containing RNA-binding protein, with translation MSLIAGTIVSLPIDREVSPYGYFLTNGMQDVLLHYSELTREVKPGETVEVFLFYDTEDRLAATMKKPYLTLGELALLEVADVHPRLGCFLEMGLGRQLLLPIRELPELRELHPQVGDSVYVIMEHDKQGRLKAKLAGEQDLAPKTFHAPTSWKNEWAEAIVYKPLQMGTFVVVDGGVLGFGAIGMLHSSERSRLLRLGERVKVRITHIREDGRVNLSMAQRKEIGRKEDSERILEYLQERPGGGMPYSDSTAPDLIKQRFGISKSAFKRALGKLMKEGKVTQKENWTYLVKPGAGEARKPDAQGPDSTNG, from the coding sequence ATGAGCCTGATTGCTGGCACTATCGTATCGCTTCCGATCGACCGAGAGGTTTCGCCGTACGGCTATTTTCTGACCAATGGCATGCAGGACGTCCTGCTGCACTATTCCGAGCTGACCCGTGAAGTGAAGCCGGGGGAGACGGTGGAGGTATTCCTGTTCTATGATACGGAGGATCGTCTTGCCGCAACGATGAAGAAGCCATACTTGACGCTGGGCGAGCTTGCTCTCCTCGAGGTAGCGGACGTACATCCCCGTCTTGGCTGCTTCCTGGAAATGGGGCTGGGGCGCCAGCTTCTGCTGCCGATTCGCGAGCTGCCCGAGCTGCGGGAGCTCCATCCCCAGGTCGGCGACAGCGTCTACGTAATTATGGAGCATGACAAACAGGGCCGCTTGAAGGCCAAGCTTGCCGGTGAACAGGATCTGGCGCCGAAGACCTTTCACGCACCTACGTCATGGAAAAACGAGTGGGCCGAAGCTATCGTCTACAAGCCTCTGCAAATGGGCACCTTTGTTGTCGTCGACGGCGGCGTGCTTGGCTTCGGCGCAATCGGCATGCTCCACTCCTCCGAGCGGAGCAGGCTGCTCCGGCTTGGGGAGCGCGTCAAGGTGCGCATTACCCATATCCGCGAGGACGGACGGGTTAACCTATCGATGGCTCAGCGCAAAGAGATCGGACGCAAAGAGGATTCGGAACGCATTCTAGAGTACCTGCAGGAGCGTCCCGGAGGCGGCATGCCTTATTCGGATTCGACTGCGCCCGATCTGATCAAGCAGCGGTTCGGCATCAGCAAATCGGCGTTCAAGCGGGCGCTCGGCAAACTGATGAAGGAAGGCAAGGTCACGCAGAAGGAGAACTGGACGTATCTGGTGAAACCGGGCGCTGGGGAAGCTCGTAAGCCGGATGCTCAGGGCCCGGATTCGACGAATGGTTAA
- the rsfS gene encoding ribosome silencing factor: MPISPKQLLDLAVKAVDEKKAMDIVVLDLQGISLIADYFVICHGNSDVQVQSIATEVRNKAQQAGVNIRGIEGMDSARWVLMDLGDVIVHIFHRDEREFYNIERLWSDAKVVETV, encoded by the coding sequence ATGCCGATTTCACCTAAACAATTGTTAGACCTGGCCGTAAAGGCCGTGGATGAGAAAAAAGCAATGGACATCGTGGTGCTGGACTTGCAGGGAATTTCGCTCATCGCCGATTATTTCGTCATTTGTCACGGAAACTCGGATGTGCAGGTTCAATCCATCGCGACGGAGGTTCGTAATAAGGCTCAGCAAGCCGGCGTGAATATCCGGGGCATCGAAGGTATGGATTCGGCCCGCTGGGTGCTGATGGATCTGGGAGACGTGATCGTGCATATTTTCCACCGGGATGAACGCGAATTTTACAATATCGAGCGGCTTTGGTCCGACGCCAAAGTCGTGGAGACCGTATGA
- the yqeK gene encoding bis(5'-nucleosyl)-tetraphosphatase (symmetrical) YqeK — protein sequence MDYTREELMDIVSGQMPERRWGHTLGVMESAVALARRYGEDPQRADLAALLHDVAKYWPIEQQEAVIRDHQLNMELLDYDKQLLHAEVGAYVAQQDYGVEDTSVIDAIRYHTSGRVGMTKLDKIICLADYIEPGRDFPGVDRIRELAEHSLEEALVAGLDSTISFLIEKQKRIFPTTVLARNDLILQIRSK from the coding sequence ATGGATTACACCCGTGAGGAATTAATGGACATCGTATCGGGCCAAATGCCCGAACGGCGATGGGGGCATACGCTAGGCGTCATGGAATCCGCTGTCGCGCTTGCCCGCCGGTACGGCGAAGATCCGCAGCGGGCAGATTTAGCCGCCTTGCTGCATGACGTGGCCAAGTATTGGCCGATCGAGCAGCAGGAAGCAGTCATTCGCGATCATCAGCTCAATATGGAACTGCTCGATTACGATAAACAGCTGCTGCATGCCGAGGTCGGAGCTTATGTGGCCCAACAGGATTACGGGGTAGAGGATACAAGCGTGATCGATGCGATCCGGTATCATACGTCGGGGCGCGTCGGCATGACTAAGCTGGACAAAATCATTTGCCTGGCCGACTATATCGAGCCTGGGCGGGATTTTCCCGGCGTGGACCGGATTCGCGAGCTGGCTGAGCATAGCTTGGAGGAAGCGCTTGTCGCTGGACTGGATTCGACGATATCCTTCCTGATCGAGAAGCAAAAGCGCATTTTTCCAACGACTGTATTGGCGCGTAATGATTTGATTCTGCAAATAAGAAGCAAGTAA
- a CDS encoding nicotinate-nucleotide adenylyltransferase, with translation MTKVGIMGGAFDPIHHGHLLAAERAREQFKLDEVWFMPSHTPPHKHQSGVSGEQRLAMVEEAIRSNPAFKPLDIELRRGGVSYTVETVKELRQMYPDIEFYFIIGADMVNYLPKWEGIEELTQMLRFIGLQRPGSFLELDALPPFIQDAVYLAEMPLVDISSSMIRSRLAAGHSIRYMVPDSVHDYMTRSGLYGLHP, from the coding sequence ATGACAAAAGTCGGCATTATGGGAGGAGCATTTGATCCGATTCATCACGGCCATCTGCTGGCCGCGGAAAGAGCCCGCGAACAGTTCAAGCTCGATGAGGTTTGGTTCATGCCTTCGCATACGCCTCCCCACAAGCACCAATCCGGTGTCAGCGGAGAACAGCGCCTGGCTATGGTGGAGGAGGCGATCCGCAGCAATCCGGCGTTCAAGCCGCTGGATATCGAGCTGCGCCGGGGAGGCGTATCCTATACCGTCGAGACGGTCAAGGAGCTGCGGCAGATGTATCCCGACATCGAATTCTATTTCATCATTGGCGCAGATATGGTCAACTACCTTCCAAAATGGGAAGGCATCGAAGAGTTGACGCAAATGCTAAGATTTATCGGCCTTCAGCGTCCGGGGAGCTTCCTTGAGCTTGACGCCCTGCCTCCGTTCATCCAGGATGCCGTCTATTTGGCGGAAATGCCTCTGGTCGACATATCGTCCAGCATGATCCGGAGCAGGCTAGCTGCGGGCCATTCCATACGGTATATGGTACCGGACTCTGTCCATGATTATATGACAAGGAGCGGTTTGTATGGATTACACCCGTGA
- the yhbY gene encoding ribosome assembly RNA-binding protein YhbY produces the protein MLTGKQKRYLRSLAHHLQPIFQVGKGGTNEQVIRHISEALERRELIKVSILNNNLDDPQEIASELAEGAGAELVQLIGRTIVLYKESRDYKQIELP, from the coding sequence ATGCTTACAGGAAAACAAAAACGTTACTTGCGCAGCCTGGCGCATCACCTGCAGCCGATCTTCCAGGTCGGGAAGGGCGGAACCAATGAACAGGTGATTCGGCACATTTCAGAAGCGCTGGAGCGCCGTGAATTAATCAAGGTGTCGATTCTGAACAATAACCTGGACGATCCGCAGGAGATCGCTTCCGAACTAGCCGAGGGAGCCGGTGCAGAGCTGGTGCAGCTTATCGGCAGAACGATCGTCCTGTACAAGGAATCGCGGGATTACAAACAAATCGAGCTGCCTTAA
- the aroE gene encoding shikimate dehydrogenase — MGNQLQGGHGLPLLFGVMGDPISQTKSPAMHSAALAAAGLAGTYVPLHVRPEQLEDAIKGIVALGYRGVNITVPHKVDVMKYVDVIDEAAKQIGAVNTIVNEGGLLTGYNTDGIGYIRSLKEEAVPDLSGKHVLVIGCGGAARGIVYALLKEKPGSVVIANRTAAKAQELADEWAHLGPISACGAGELERVLQEGHIDIVINTTSVGMYPNMGELPIPAELLSPHMVVSDLIYNPLKTELLVRAESIGCRIHNGLGMFVYQGAYAFEYWTGRPAPVEAMRAAVLSSLQA, encoded by the coding sequence ATGGGTAATCAATTACAGGGGGGGCATGGCTTGCCACTGCTGTTTGGCGTAATGGGGGATCCGATCTCTCAGACGAAGTCGCCGGCGATGCATAGTGCGGCGCTTGCGGCTGCGGGCCTTGCGGGTACCTACGTGCCGCTGCATGTCAGGCCGGAGCAGTTAGAGGATGCCATAAAGGGGATCGTCGCTCTTGGCTATCGCGGAGTCAACATAACCGTGCCTCATAAAGTGGACGTCATGAAATATGTGGACGTGATAGATGAGGCAGCGAAGCAAATCGGAGCCGTCAATACCATTGTGAATGAGGGTGGGCTTCTAACCGGCTACAACACGGATGGAATAGGCTATATTCGGTCTCTCAAGGAAGAGGCCGTTCCTGATTTGTCCGGCAAGCATGTGCTGGTCATCGGCTGCGGCGGAGCGGCGCGGGGCATCGTGTACGCGCTGCTGAAGGAGAAGCCGGGGAGCGTTGTGATCGCTAACCGGACGGCAGCCAAAGCCCAGGAGCTTGCGGACGAATGGGCACATTTGGGGCCCATCAGCGCCTGCGGCGCCGGGGAGCTGGAGCGGGTTCTCCAAGAGGGCCATATTGATATTGTCATTAATACGACGTCTGTTGGGATGTATCCTAACATGGGCGAGCTGCCGATTCCGGCGGAGCTTCTGTCTCCCCATATGGTCGTTAGCGATCTGATCTATAATCCGCTGAAGACCGAGCTGCTGGTTCGGGCGGAGTCCATCGGCTGCCGCATTCATAATGGTCTTGGCATGTTCGTATATCAGGGCGCTTATGCCTTCGAATATTGGACAGGCCGCCCAGCGCCGGTCGAAGCGATGCGCGCCGCCGTCCTGAGCAGTTTGCAGGCATAA
- the yqeH gene encoding ribosome biogenesis GTPase YqeH, translated as MREEHGERNAGRCGGCGIKLQSEHKDQPGYVPAQAIEKEIIICQRCFRIKNYNESSSITVEQDEFLRLLSQIGGKEALVIHIVDIFDFQGSIISGLQRFIGNNPVLLAVNKTDLLPKVTNWNKVRNWVQKEAKEAGLKVEDIVLCSAKQSSGFDRLLDAVAEHRGKRDVYVVGATNVGKSTLINRLIRDYSDLDQELTVSRYPGTTLDMVHIPLDDGRAIIDTPGIVYPSRYSELVSPEDLGAILPDKPIKPAVYQLNEGQTLFFGGFGRFDFIQGERQSFTCFISGRVPIHRTKLEKADELFEVHGGELLSPPSRENLQKLPDFTRHEFRIPRGSRMDVFISGLGWIKINGENGSVVAAHVPKGIKVMVRPSLI; from the coding sequence GTGAGAGAGGAACATGGCGAACGGAACGCCGGACGCTGCGGCGGCTGCGGCATTAAGCTGCAGAGCGAGCATAAGGATCAACCGGGGTACGTACCGGCGCAGGCTATAGAGAAGGAGATCATCATTTGCCAGCGCTGCTTCCGGATTAAGAACTATAATGAATCGTCTTCGATTACGGTCGAGCAGGATGAGTTTCTGAGATTGCTGAGCCAGATTGGCGGCAAAGAGGCGCTGGTCATCCATATCGTAGACATCTTTGATTTCCAGGGGAGCATCATATCGGGTCTGCAGCGGTTCATCGGCAACAATCCCGTGTTGCTGGCGGTCAATAAAACCGACCTGCTGCCCAAGGTAACCAATTGGAATAAAGTCCGCAATTGGGTGCAGAAGGAAGCAAAGGAAGCCGGGCTGAAAGTCGAGGACATCGTCCTGTGCAGCGCGAAGCAGAGCAGCGGTTTCGACCGCCTGCTGGATGCCGTGGCCGAGCATCGCGGCAAACGCGACGTGTACGTCGTCGGCGCGACCAATGTAGGCAAGTCTACGCTGATCAACCGGTTGATTCGCGATTACAGCGATTTGGATCAGGAGCTGACGGTTTCCCGTTATCCGGGAACAACGCTAGACATGGTTCATATTCCATTGGATGACGGCCGCGCCATCATCGATACGCCAGGAATCGTGTACCCGTCCCGTTACAGCGAATTGGTCAGCCCGGAGGATTTGGGCGCCATTTTGCCGGACAAGCCCATTAAGCCGGCCGTATACCAGCTCAACGAAGGGCAGACACTGTTCTTCGGCGGGTTCGGCCGTTTTGACTTTATTCAAGGGGAACGGCAATCGTTCACGTGCTTCATCAGCGGACGGGTTCCGATTCATCGGACGAAGCTGGAGAAAGCGGACGAGCTATTCGAGGTGCATGGCGGAGAGCTCCTGTCCCCTCCTTCCCGCGAGAACCTGCAGAAGCTGCCGGACTTCACGCGGCATGAATTCCGCATTCCAAGAGGCAGCCGTATGGACGTCTTCATTTCAGGATTGGGCTGGATCAAAATTAACGGCGAGAATGGTTCCGTCGTTGCTGCCCATGTGCCGAAAGGGATTAAAGTTATGGTTCGCCCTTCGTTAATCTGA
- a CDS encoding YqeG family HAD IIIA-type phosphatase, protein MFERFLPKLRVNSVFDIDLESLYAQGYRGIITDLDNTLVGAKAPLATPELVEWFEKVKKFGFKLVIVSNNNLDRVSKFATPLNIEFVHAARKPLGSAFHRALSIMGLAPKNTIVVGDQLMTDVYGGNRLGLFTVLVLPIAVADEGFGTRFNRRLERIVKRRLHKSGLWLEEENK, encoded by the coding sequence TTGTTTGAGAGATTTTTGCCGAAGCTGAGAGTGAACAGCGTATTTGATATCGACTTGGAAAGCCTTTATGCGCAAGGGTACCGGGGAATCATTACGGACTTGGACAATACCCTAGTCGGGGCAAAGGCGCCATTAGCTACGCCCGAACTCGTCGAATGGTTTGAAAAGGTGAAGAAATTCGGGTTTAAACTTGTCATTGTGTCAAACAATAATCTGGACAGGGTGTCGAAATTCGCTACCCCTTTAAATATCGAATTTGTGCATGCGGCGAGAAAGCCGCTGGGCTCTGCCTTCCATAGAGCGCTCAGCATAATGGGACTGGCCCCCAAGAATACTATTGTAGTCGGGGACCAACTGATGACCGATGTGTACGGCGGCAACCGTTTGGGGCTATTTACTGTGCTGGTGCTGCCGATTGCCGTTGCCGATGAAGGCTTTGGGACCAGGTTTAACCGCCGGCTGGAACGAATCGTCAAGCGCAGGCTTCATAAGAGCGGATTATGGCTGGAGGAGGAAAATAAGTGA
- a CDS encoding transglutaminase domain-containing protein, giving the protein MNNAVKSAEPAWYRLFVIVWMMIIAMQWIDYTEPIWYQETTALVTATVFAVALCEALLHSRPWLNWTLKSLALIVILRIILGIYIYYPSGPLFPDQARQLLAHSSPYIWFVLAAWALFDLLIRLLTDRVKVIMFLSCNLIALTILDSFTSYYLWGNVAWLVFAGLGWLVCLHFRKFQLKYPQGWVKLRKEPLKITLNIVVIFASVLLIGVSMPAVSPILTDPYTAWKKRGAAVQAPGPGAVPSSETSTISSPNSPEEVLSGYSRDDTRLGGGFEFSYSPVMNVTSDVRSYWRGETRRIYTGAGWADLDKEERDTHFYAGGGDNSQPLVNRDAGQIETRKVEQIVTMQTDKDYPVLFGGYAISSVEVLDEAPEARPRMHWASKEAELRWNGFSGADPGYAYPKRYKVTAEIPVIPLDELRQASYDALYSSRNVNSQYLQIPANFPQRVRELAEEVTAEGATPYEKMELLQAYLRQNYEYTNKPDLTRKQSEDFVDSFLFEIKQGYCDYYSTSMVMMARSLQIPARWVKGYAPGSMPSMEMMQRFPEMETGYSVSNSDAHSWAELYFGEEYGWIPFEATPGFDTTLLTPEEESVDTWSEDLTEDDASSEEMSGMLDSMDPKVLRWVFGISLTTLVSSLLYMFRSELYLALVRIRLGRSLTLAEKISFEVLGVVRRLRRQGLYREEHETMRESFVRWEQDQPELAQLLRPLLTSFEKANYSPDAVLPEHLLEVKELSRKLSKSVKGRNNSA; this is encoded by the coding sequence ATGAACAATGCGGTAAAATCGGCCGAGCCGGCATGGTATAGGCTCTTTGTCATTGTCTGGATGATGATCATCGCCATGCAGTGGATCGATTATACAGAACCAATTTGGTATCAGGAGACGACGGCTCTCGTTACGGCAACGGTCTTTGCCGTCGCTTTATGTGAAGCATTGCTGCATTCTCGCCCATGGCTTAACTGGACATTGAAATCTCTTGCACTTATTGTGATACTCCGAATCATTTTAGGCATTTATATTTATTATCCGAGCGGCCCGCTCTTTCCGGATCAGGCTCGCCAACTGCTAGCGCACTCGTCCCCTTATATCTGGTTTGTCCTGGCCGCTTGGGCATTGTTCGATTTGCTGATCCGCTTGCTGACAGATCGCGTCAAGGTCATCATGTTCTTGAGCTGCAATTTGATTGCCTTGACCATATTGGATTCCTTTACTTCCTATTATTTGTGGGGAAATGTCGCTTGGCTAGTGTTCGCTGGGTTGGGATGGCTAGTATGCCTGCATTTCCGCAAATTTCAGCTTAAATACCCGCAAGGATGGGTGAAGCTGCGCAAAGAGCCGCTGAAAATTACGCTGAACATCGTCGTTATTTTCGCTTCGGTACTTTTGATCGGGGTAAGCATGCCTGCGGTTTCGCCTATTTTGACGGATCCGTACACGGCCTGGAAGAAAAGAGGCGCGGCTGTACAGGCGCCCGGTCCGGGTGCCGTACCGTCCAGCGAAACGAGCACTATTTCGTCGCCGAATTCGCCGGAGGAGGTATTGTCCGGCTATAGCCGAGACGACACCCGTCTGGGAGGCGGCTTCGAATTCAGCTACAGCCCGGTCATGAATGTGACTTCCGATGTCCGTTCGTATTGGCGGGGAGAGACCCGCCGGATATACACCGGCGCCGGCTGGGCCGATCTGGACAAAGAAGAACGGGACACGCATTTCTATGCAGGTGGCGGCGACAATAGCCAGCCTCTTGTTAACCGCGATGCGGGCCAGATAGAGACCCGTAAGGTGGAGCAGATTGTTACGATGCAGACGGATAAAGATTATCCGGTGTTATTCGGGGGTTACGCTATCAGCAGCGTGGAAGTACTGGATGAGGCACCGGAAGCCCGGCCCCGGATGCATTGGGCCAGCAAGGAGGCGGAGCTGCGCTGGAACGGTTTTAGCGGAGCCGATCCCGGCTATGCTTATCCGAAGCGGTACAAGGTGACTGCGGAGATCCCGGTCATTCCGCTGGACGAATTAAGGCAGGCAAGCTATGACGCGCTTTATTCTTCACGGAACGTGAATAGCCAGTATTTGCAGATTCCGGCTAATTTTCCGCAGAGGGTACGTGAGCTGGCGGAGGAAGTTACGGCAGAGGGCGCTACGCCCTACGAGAAAATGGAACTGCTGCAAGCGTACCTCCGGCAAAATTATGAATATACGAACAAGCCCGATCTGACGAGGAAGCAAAGCGAGGACTTCGTCGACAGCTTCCTGTTCGAAATCAAGCAGGGCTATTGCGATTATTACTCGACGTCTATGGTGATGATGGCCCGTTCCCTGCAAATTCCGGCAAGATGGGTCAAAGGCTATGCGCCGGGGAGCATGCCCAGCATGGAAATGATGCAGCGGTTCCCGGAAATGGAGACTGGCTACAGTGTAAGCAATTCAGACGCTCATTCCTGGGCTGAGCTGTACTTCGGGGAAGAATATGGCTGGATCCCGTTTGAGGCAACTCCCGGCTTCGATACGACGCTGCTGACCCCGGAAGAGGAAAGCGTAGATACGTGGAGCGAGGATTTGACGGAGGATGACGCAAGCAGCGAGGAGATGTCCGGCATGCTCGATAGCATGGATCCAAAGGTGCTGCGCTGGGTATTTGGAATCTCGTTGACTACACTCGTTTCATCGCTCCTGTATATGTTCCGATCCGAGTTATATTTGGCGTTAGTAAGAATAAGGCTTGGACGCAGCCTGACTTTGGCGGAGAAAATATCCTTTGAGGTGCTCGGAGTGGTCCGGCGTTTGCGGCGGCAGGGGCTGTACCGGGAAGAGCATGAAACGATGCGGGAATCCTTTGTTCGTTGGGAGCAGGATCAGCCGGAGCTCGCACAACTGCTTCGCCCTTTATTGACCAGCTTTGAGAAGGCGAACTACAGCCCGGATGCCGTGCTGCCGGAGCACTTGCTGGAAGTGAAGGAGCTCTCGCGCAAGCTGAGCAAGTCGGTTAAAGGGAGAAACAATTCCGCATAA